A genomic region of Bactrocera dorsalis isolate Fly_Bdor chromosome 3, ASM2337382v1, whole genome shotgun sequence contains the following coding sequences:
- the LOC125777726 gene encoding cytochrome P450 4p1-like, with translation MVFWTLVIGAIIIAWLYKLNKDYVVLTLFTKRVTTVDGTPLENSVALPKGLTIFGNAFDLAVSGDDIFDFSRKLAVEMKRSYLQYGLFTPFYHIITAEDAELVMNDQNNLTTKGIIYNFLEPFLNRGLLTSSGKKWHSRRKMLTPAFHFNILGQFEEIFKEESKKFVESLEAGDLSSVTLNEIIPKFTLNAICETALGVKLDEQMNADQYRASFKMIEEVFLMRFRNPFYILNSVYKVFLAPKVAKHISIVHNFSSEIIDKRRQVFAEKPEHSEDKADDNQSFYTKKRYAMLDTLLRAERDGLIDHVGICEEVDTFMFEGFDTTSMALLFSLMNLSLYPEMQERCYQEILENVEDDLSHLDIQQLAKLKYLECFIKETLRLYPSVPIIGREVTNETRLANNLILPKGSQIIIHISDIHRNAKYFENPDKFDPERFTPEASAGRHPFAYVPFSAGQRNCIGQKFAMLELKTVLVNIIKKFKILPLMKDQDIKLEAGIVIRTPNIIKVKLEKRV, from the exons ATGGTGTTCTGGACGTTAGTGATCGGTGCGATCATAATCGCTTGGCTCTACAAACTAAATAAGGATTATGTGGTGCTGACATTATTTACTAAGCGAGTGACAACAGTTGATGGCACGCCCTTGGAGAATTCAGTGGCGCTGCCCAAAGGACTCACAATATTTGGCAATGCCTTCGATTTGGCTGTATCCGGCGATGACA TCTTCGATTTCTCGCGCAAACTAGCTGTCGAAATGAAACGCAGTTATCTACAATATGGACTATTCACACCTTTTTACCACATAATCACCGCTGAGGATGCTGAACTAGTGATGAACGATCAAAACAATCTAACCACTAAGggtattatttataattttttggagcCATTCCTAAATAGAGGACTGCTGACGTCATCGG GCAAAAAATGGCACTCTCGTAGAAAAATGCTGACTCCTGCCTTCCATTTTAATATACTTGGACAATTTGAAGAGATTTTTAA AGAAGAGAGTAAAAAATTTGTGGAGAGCTTGGAAGCCGGCGATTTAAGTTCTGTAACTTTGAACGAAATCATACCAAAATTTACACTGAACGCCATTTGTG AGACCGCATTGGGTGTCAAATTGGATGAGCAAATGAATGCCGATCAATATCGCGCCAGTTTCAAAATGATCGAGGAAGTATTCTTGATGCGTTTCCGTAATCcattttatatcctcaattccGTATACAAAGTATTTTTAGCGCCTAAAGTTGCGAAACACATTTCAATTGTGCATAATTTCTCCAGTGAGATTATTGACAAGCGACGTCAAGTATTCGCGGAAAAGCCAGAGCATAGTGAAGACAAGGCGGATGACAACCAAAG CTTCTATACGAAGAAACGCTACGCCATGTTGGATACACTCTTGCGCGCCGAACGCGATGGACTCATTGATCATGTGGGCATATGCGAAGAAGTGGACACATTTATGTTTGAAGGATTCGACACCACATCGATGGCGCTCTTATTTTCACTTATGAACCTTTCACTATATCCAGAAATGCAAGAACGCTGTTATCAAgaaatacttgaaaatgttGAAG ATGATTTGAGCCATTTGGACATTCAGCAGCTGGCCAAACTAAAGTACCTGGAGTGTTTCATTAAGGAGACCCTACGTCTGTACCCCTCAGTGCCGATTATAGGGCGTGAGGTTACGAATGAAACCCGCCTTGCCAATAACCTAATATTGCCGAAAGGTTCTCAAATAATCATACATATATCAGATATACATCGAAATGCTAAGTACTTTGAGAATCCTGATAAATTCGATCCGGAACGCTTCACGCCTGAAGCGTCAGCCGGCCGACATCCTTTCGCGTACGTGCCATTCAGCGCAGGACAAAGAAATTGTATCG GACAAAAATTCGCTATGCTCGAGCTCAAGACGGTTTTGGTTAACatcataaagaaatttaaaattttacctCTGATGAAGGATCAAGATATAAAGCTCGAAGCCGGCATAGTTATAAGGACACCAAATATAATTAAAGTGAAGTTAGAAAAAAgagtttaa
- the LOC125777727 gene encoding LOW QUALITY PROTEIN: cytochrome P450 4p1-like (The sequence of the model RefSeq protein was modified relative to this genomic sequence to represent the inferred CDS: deleted 1 base in 1 codon): MVFWTLVIGAIIIAWLYKLNKDYVVLTLFTKRVKTVDGTPLENSVALCKGRTIFGNAFDFSVSPDNMFDFSRKLAAEMKRSYVLYGLFTPFYNIITAEDAELVMNDQNNLTTKGIIYNFLEPFLNRGLLTSSGKKWHSRRKMLTPAFHFNILGQFEEIFKEESKKFVESLEAGDLSSVTLNEIIPKFTLNAICETALGVKLDEQMNADQYRASFKMIEEVFLMRIRNPFYILDSVYKVFLAPKVAKHISIVHNFSSEIIDKRRQVFAEEPEHSEDKADDNQSFYTKKRHAMLDTLLRAERDGLIDHVGICEEVDTFMFEGFDTTSMALLFSLMNLSLYPEMQERCYQEILEHVEDDLSQLDIQQLAKLKYLECFIKETLRLYPSVPVIGREVTNETRLANNLILPKGSQIIIHIIDIHRNAKYFENPDKFDPERFTPEASAGRHPFAYVPFSAGQRNCIGQKFAMLELKTVLVNIMKKFKILPLMKDQDIKLQSGMVIRTPNIIKVKLEKRV, encoded by the exons ATGGTCTTCTGGACGTTAGTGATCGGTGCGATCATAATCGCTTGGCTCTACAAACTAAATAAGGATTATGTGGTGCTGACATTATTTACCAAGCGAGTGAAAACAGTTGATGGTACGCCCTTGGAGAATTCAGTGGCGCTGTGCAAGGGACGCACAATATTTGGCAATGCCTTCGATTTCTCTGTATCCCCTGATAACA TGTTCGACTTCTCCCGCAAACTTGCTGCCGAAATGAAACGTAGTTATGTACTATATGGATTATTCACACCTTTTTACAACATTATTACCGCTGAGGATGCTGAACTAGTGATGAACGATCAAAACAATCTAACCACTAAGggtattatttataattttttggagcCATTCCTAAATAGAGGACTGCTGACGTCATCGG GTAAAAAATGGCACTCTCGTAGAAAAATGCTGACTCCTGCCTTCCATTTTAATATACTTGGacaatttgaagaaatttttaa AGAAGAGAGTAAAAAATTTGTGGAGAGTTTAGAAGCCGGCGATTTAAGCTCTGTAACTTTAAACGAAATCATACCAAAGTTTACACTGAACGCCATTTGTG AGACCGCATTGGGTGTCAAATTGGATGAGCAAATGAATGCCGATCAATATCGCGCCAGCTTCAAAATGATCGAGGAAGTGTTTTTGATGCGTATCCGTAATCCATTTTATATCCTCGATTCCGTATACAAAGTATTTTTAGCGCCTAAAGTTGCGAAACACATTTCAATTGTGCATAATTTCTCCAGTGAGATTATTGACAAGCGACGTCAAGTATTCGCGGAAGAGCCGGAGCATAGTGAAGACAAGGCGGATGACAACCAAAG CTTCTATACG AAAAAACGCCACGCCATGTTGGACACACTCTTGCGCGCCGAACGCGATGGACTCATTGATCATGTGGGCATATGCGAAGAAGTGGACACATTTATGTTTGAAGGATTCGACACCACATCGATGGCGCTCTTATTTTCACTTATGAACCTTTCACTATACCCAGAAATGCAAGAACGCTGTTATCAAGAAATACTTGAACATGTTGAAG ATGATTTGAGCCAATTGGACATTCAGCAGCTGGCCAAACTGAAGTATCTGGAGTGTTTCATTAAGGAGACCCTACGTCTATACCCCTCAGTGCCGGTTATAGGGCGTGAGGTTACGAATGAAACCCGCCTTGCCAATAACCTAATATTGCCGAAAGGTTCTCAAATAATCATACATATAATAGATATACATCGAAATGCTAAGTACTTTGAGAATCCTGATAAATTCGATCCGGAACGCTTCACGCCTGAGGCGTCAGCCGGTCGACATCCTTTCGCGTACGTGCCATTCAGCGCAGGACAAAGAAATTGTATCG GACAAAAATTCGCTATGCTCGAGCTCAAGACGGTTTTGGTTAACATcatgaagaaatttaaaattttacctCTAATGAAGGATCAAGATATAAAGCTCCAATCCGGCATGGTTATAAGGACACCAAATATCATTAAAGTGAAATTGGAAAAAAGAGTTTGA